A region from the Musa acuminata AAA Group cultivar baxijiao chromosome BXJ1-10, Cavendish_Baxijiao_AAA, whole genome shotgun sequence genome encodes:
- the LOC135595353 gene encoding UDP-N-acetylmuramoyl-L-alanyl-D-glutamate--2,6-diaminopimelate ligase MurE homolog, chloroplastic-like isoform X3 — translation MTSPSLCSSPFSFSSSSPLLLLPCSLFSPSLLSLRRAVAPHSALNIGSKLSYMSPKKDRALAAHDSSRNVSKVAPLSCKVSFGRRDISSEEGSREESPTGLQEKETPLGKSTYGDRTMLSSFGPPLDSFGNYDAGVSETKFQMTLAELLEKSGVTPTAIYGDLDALITGVQDDSREVCQGDLFISCVGSKTDGHLYLAEACNRGAVALVVGEESVKAQILRCGCKAVVVVNSTDSALPVIAATFYGHPSRSLFVVGVTGTNGKTTTTNLVRSIFETMGYGTGLFGTVCFFINGDEMLEASRTTPDAVPAQRLMAKMVRSGTKALVMETSSEGLEQGRCNELDFNVAVFTNLTRDHLDFHGTMEAYKKSKGKLFAKMVDPNRHRKVVNIDDPNAPYFIDHGNADVPLVTFGMQNENADVYPLKSELSLFKTKVWVSTPKGALEINTGMLGRYNIYNILAAVAVGIAVGLKLEDIVRGIEAVKGVAGRFELIDEGQPFAVIVDYAHTPDAVCRLLDAVRELNPRRVITVFGCGGERDRGKRPLMTKIAADKSDVVILTSDNPRNEDPSTILDDMLAGVGYTMQESSPPGGSKIYPKLPNGCTLLVNEDRRVALQAAIAMGKEGDIIVTLLLTLGCCWQRPRDISN, via the exons ATGACCTCACCCTCTCTGTGCTCTTCGccattctctttctcctcctcttctcctctcctccttcTCCCATGCTCTCTTTTCTCCCCTTCTCTTCTCTCCCTCCGCCGAGCCGTCGCACCCCACTCCGCCCTGAACATTGGCTCCAAGCTTAGCTATATGTCGCCCAAAAAAGACCGCGCTTTGGCCGCACACGACTCCTCCCGCAACGTCTCGAAGGTGGCTCCGCTCAGTTGCAAAGTCTCTTTCGGGCGTCGCGACATTAGCTCGGAGGAAGGATCCCGTGAAGAAAGTCCGACCGGATTGCAGGAAAAGGAGACACCTTTGGGGAAATCGACCTATGGTGATCGCACAATGCTGTCATCTTTTGGCCCTCCTCTTGATTCCTTCGGGAATTATGATGCAGGGGTGTCAGAAACCAAGTTCCAGATGACTCTCGCTGAGCTCCTCGAGAAGAGCGGAGTCACCCCCACGGCGATTTACGGGGATCTAGACGCCTTGATCACTGGAGTTCAGGACGACTCTAGGGAGGTCTGCCAGGGGGATCTCTTCATCTCCTGTGTCGGATCGAAGACGGATGGCCACTTGTATCTTGCCGAGGCTTGTAACCGAGGAGCTGTAGCACTGGTGGTAGGCGAAGAGAGTGTTAAAGCTCAAATCTTGCGCTGCGGCTGCAAGGCTGTCGTCGTAGTGAATTCTACCGATTCAGCGCTGCCTGTTATTGCTGCTACATTCTATGGGCATCCGTCGAGGAGCCTCTTTGTGGTCGGTGTCACGGGAACGAACGGTAAGACGACGACGACCAATTTGGTTAGATCTATCTTCGAGACAATGGGGTACGGAACAGGGCTGTTTGGCACCGTATGCTTCTTCATTAATGGAGATGAGATGCTGGAAGCTTCCCGAACGACCCCCGACGCCGTGCCAGCCCAGAGACTGATGGCGAAGATGGTTCGCTCTGGTACCAAGGCACTCGTCATGGAGACTTCTTCCGAGGGGCTGGAGCAGGGGAGGTGCAATGAGCTAGACTTCAACGTAGCAGTCTTCACGAACCTCACCAGGGACCATCTCGACTTCCATGGGACCATGGAGGCGTACAAGAAGAGCAAAGGCAAGCTCTTTGCGAAGATGGTCGACCCCAACAGGCACAGGAAGGTTGTGAACATCGATGACCCAAATGCTCCATACTTCATCGATCACGGGAATGCAGATGTTCCACTCGTTACATTTGGAATGCAGAACGAGAACGCCGACGTCTACCCTCTAAAGTCCGAGCTTTCATTGTTCAAGACTAAGGTTTGGGTGAGCACGCCAAAGGGGGCACTAGAGATCAACACAGGGATGCTTGGGAGGTATAACATCTACAACATCCTCGCAGCCGTTGCTGTTGGGATTGCTGTCGGCCTGAAGCTGGAGGACATCGTGAGGGGAATCGAGGCGGTGAAAGGGGTTGCCGGCAGGTTTGAGTTAATTGACGAGGGGCAGCCTTTCGCCGTGATTGTAGACTATGCACACACACCCGATGCTGTGTGTAGACTTCTGGATGCTGTCCGAGAACTCAACCCACGAAGAGTTATCACTG TCTTTGGATGTGGCGGAGAAAGAGATCGGGGGAAGAGGCCGCTGATGACAAAAATTGCAGCTGATAAAAGTGATGTGGTTATTCTGACATCAGACAATCCAAGGAACGAAGATCCAT CGACAATCTTGGATGACATGCTAGCTGGTGTCGGATACACAATGCAAGAGTCCTCACCACCCGGCGGAAGCAAAATCTATCCAAAGCTTCCAAATGGCTGTACACTCTTAGTAAATGAGGACAGAAGAGTAGCCCTGCAAGCTGCCATTGCCATGGGAAAGGAAGGAGATATCATTGTAACTCTTCTTCTGACCCTTG GTTGTTGCTGGCAAAGGCCACGAGACATATCAAATTGA
- the LOC135594935 gene encoding LYR motif-containing protein At3g19508-like → MERALRAYMEVLRLVRRLPRETRPYYAKYARENFVNYRELDDSASLDELLQRAYTHTTWVLNKYSVDQSVADKLKEICCG, encoded by the exons ATGGAGCGGGCGCTGAGGGCGTACATGGAGGTGCTGAGGCTTGTGCGGCGGCTCCCGCGGGAGACCAGGCCGTACTACGCCAAGTACGCGCGGGAGAACTTCGTCAACTACCGCGAGCTGGACGACTCCGCCTCGCTCGACGAGCTCCTGCAGCGAGCCTACACCCACACCACCTGGGTCCTCAACAAG TACTCCGTGGATCAGTCGGTCGCTGACAAGCTGAAGGAGATTTGCTGCGGCTGA
- the LOC135594936 gene encoding LYR motif-containing protein At3g19508-like has product MERALSAYMEVLRLVRRLPRETRPYYAKYARENFVNYRELDDSASLDELLQRAYTHTTWVLNKYSVDQSVADKLKEICCG; this is encoded by the exons ATGGAGCGGGCGCTGAGTGCGTACATGGAGGTGCTGAGGCTGGTGCGGCGGCTCCCGCGGGAGACCAGGCCGTACTACGCCAAGTACGCGCGGGAGAACTTCGTCAACTACCGCGAGCTGGACGACTCCGCCTCGCTCGACGAGCTCCTGCAGCGAGCCTACACCCACACCACCTGGGTCCTCAACAAG TACTCCGTGGATCAGTCGGTCGCTGACAAGCTGAAGGAGATTTGCTGCGGCTGA
- the LOC135595353 gene encoding UDP-N-acetylmuramoyl-L-alanyl-D-glutamate--2,6-diaminopimelate ligase MurE homolog, chloroplastic-like isoform X2, with translation MTSPSLCSSPFSFSSSSPLLLLPCSLFSPSLLSLRRAVAPHSALNIGSKLSYMSPKKDRALAAHDSSRNVSKVAPLSCKVSFGRRDISSEEGSREESPTGLQEKETPLGKSTYGDRTMLSSFGPPLDSFGNYDAGVSETKFQMTLAELLEKSGVTPTAIYGDLDALITGVQDDSREVCQGDLFISCVGSKTDGHLYLAEACNRGAVALVVGEESVKAQILRCGCKAVVVVNSTDSALPVIAATFYGHPSRSLFVVGVTGTNGKTTTTNLVRSIFETMGYGTGLFGTVCFFINGDEMLEASRTTPDAVPAQRLMAKMVRSGTKALVMETSSEGLEQGRCNELDFNVAVFTNLTRDHLDFHGTMEAYKKSKGKLFAKMVDPNRHRKVVNIDDPNAPYFIDHGNADVPLVTFGMQNENADVYPLKSELSLFKTKVWVSTPKGALEINTGMLGRYNIYNILAAVAVGIAVGLKLEDIVRGIEAVKGVAGRFELIDEGQPFAVIVDYAHTPDAVCRLLDAVRELNPRRVITVFGCGGERDRGKRPLMTKIAADKSDVVILTSDNPRNEDPSTILDDMLAGVGYTMQESSPPGGSKIYPKLPNGCTLLVNEDRRVALQAAIAMGKEGDIIVVAGKGHETYQIEGDTRKFFDDRVECRQALRQSM, from the exons ATGACCTCACCCTCTCTGTGCTCTTCGccattctctttctcctcctcttctcctctcctccttcTCCCATGCTCTCTTTTCTCCCCTTCTCTTCTCTCCCTCCGCCGAGCCGTCGCACCCCACTCCGCCCTGAACATTGGCTCCAAGCTTAGCTATATGTCGCCCAAAAAAGACCGCGCTTTGGCCGCACACGACTCCTCCCGCAACGTCTCGAAGGTGGCTCCGCTCAGTTGCAAAGTCTCTTTCGGGCGTCGCGACATTAGCTCGGAGGAAGGATCCCGTGAAGAAAGTCCGACCGGATTGCAGGAAAAGGAGACACCTTTGGGGAAATCGACCTATGGTGATCGCACAATGCTGTCATCTTTTGGCCCTCCTCTTGATTCCTTCGGGAATTATGATGCAGGGGTGTCAGAAACCAAGTTCCAGATGACTCTCGCTGAGCTCCTCGAGAAGAGCGGAGTCACCCCCACGGCGATTTACGGGGATCTAGACGCCTTGATCACTGGAGTTCAGGACGACTCTAGGGAGGTCTGCCAGGGGGATCTCTTCATCTCCTGTGTCGGATCGAAGACGGATGGCCACTTGTATCTTGCCGAGGCTTGTAACCGAGGAGCTGTAGCACTGGTGGTAGGCGAAGAGAGTGTTAAAGCTCAAATCTTGCGCTGCGGCTGCAAGGCTGTCGTCGTAGTGAATTCTACCGATTCAGCGCTGCCTGTTATTGCTGCTACATTCTATGGGCATCCGTCGAGGAGCCTCTTTGTGGTCGGTGTCACGGGAACGAACGGTAAGACGACGACGACCAATTTGGTTAGATCTATCTTCGAGACAATGGGGTACGGAACAGGGCTGTTTGGCACCGTATGCTTCTTCATTAATGGAGATGAGATGCTGGAAGCTTCCCGAACGACCCCCGACGCCGTGCCAGCCCAGAGACTGATGGCGAAGATGGTTCGCTCTGGTACCAAGGCACTCGTCATGGAGACTTCTTCCGAGGGGCTGGAGCAGGGGAGGTGCAATGAGCTAGACTTCAACGTAGCAGTCTTCACGAACCTCACCAGGGACCATCTCGACTTCCATGGGACCATGGAGGCGTACAAGAAGAGCAAAGGCAAGCTCTTTGCGAAGATGGTCGACCCCAACAGGCACAGGAAGGTTGTGAACATCGATGACCCAAATGCTCCATACTTCATCGATCACGGGAATGCAGATGTTCCACTCGTTACATTTGGAATGCAGAACGAGAACGCCGACGTCTACCCTCTAAAGTCCGAGCTTTCATTGTTCAAGACTAAGGTTTGGGTGAGCACGCCAAAGGGGGCACTAGAGATCAACACAGGGATGCTTGGGAGGTATAACATCTACAACATCCTCGCAGCCGTTGCTGTTGGGATTGCTGTCGGCCTGAAGCTGGAGGACATCGTGAGGGGAATCGAGGCGGTGAAAGGGGTTGCCGGCAGGTTTGAGTTAATTGACGAGGGGCAGCCTTTCGCCGTGATTGTAGACTATGCACACACACCCGATGCTGTGTGTAGACTTCTGGATGCTGTCCGAGAACTCAACCCACGAAGAGTTATCACTG TCTTTGGATGTGGCGGAGAAAGAGATCGGGGGAAGAGGCCGCTGATGACAAAAATTGCAGCTGATAAAAGTGATGTGGTTATTCTGACATCAGACAATCCAAGGAACGAAGATCCAT CGACAATCTTGGATGACATGCTAGCTGGTGTCGGATACACAATGCAAGAGTCCTCACCACCCGGCGGAAGCAAAATCTATCCAAAGCTTCCAAATGGCTGTACACTCTTAGTAAATGAGGACAGAAGAGTAGCCCTGCAAGCTGCCATTGCCATGGGAAAGGAAGGAGATATCATT GTTGTTGCTGGCAAAGGCCACGAGACATATCAAATTGAGGGTGATACAAGGAAGTTCTTCGACGATAGAGTTGAATGCCGACAAGCGCTGCGTCAAAGTATGTGA
- the LOC135595353 gene encoding UDP-N-acetylmuramoyl-L-alanyl-D-glutamate--2,6-diaminopimelate ligase MurE homolog, chloroplastic-like isoform X1 yields the protein MTSPSLCSSPFSFSSSSPLLLLPCSLFSPSLLSLRRAVAPHSALNIGSKLSYMSPKKDRALAAHDSSRNVSKVAPLSCKVSFGRRDISSEEGSREESPTGLQEKETPLGKSTYGDRTMLSSFGPPLDSFGNYDAGVSETKFQMTLAELLEKSGVTPTAIYGDLDALITGVQDDSREVCQGDLFISCVGSKTDGHLYLAEACNRGAVALVVGEESVKAQILRCGCKAVVVVNSTDSALPVIAATFYGHPSRSLFVVGVTGTNGKTTTTNLVRSIFETMGYGTGLFGTVCFFINGDEMLEASRTTPDAVPAQRLMAKMVRSGTKALVMETSSEGLEQGRCNELDFNVAVFTNLTRDHLDFHGTMEAYKKSKGKLFAKMVDPNRHRKVVNIDDPNAPYFIDHGNADVPLVTFGMQNENADVYPLKSELSLFKTKVWVSTPKGALEINTGMLGRYNIYNILAAVAVGIAVGLKLEDIVRGIEAVKGVAGRFELIDEGQPFAVIVDYAHTPDAVCRLLDAVRELNPRRVITVFGCGGERDRGKRPLMTKIAADKSDVVILTSDNPRNEDPSTILDDMLAGVGYTMQESSPPGGSKIYPKLPNGCTLLVNEDRRVALQAAIAMGKEGDIIVTLLLTLGHSILKLFSLLLLLAKATRHIKLRVIQGSSSTIELNADKRCVKVCEMCQA from the exons ATGACCTCACCCTCTCTGTGCTCTTCGccattctctttctcctcctcttctcctctcctccttcTCCCATGCTCTCTTTTCTCCCCTTCTCTTCTCTCCCTCCGCCGAGCCGTCGCACCCCACTCCGCCCTGAACATTGGCTCCAAGCTTAGCTATATGTCGCCCAAAAAAGACCGCGCTTTGGCCGCACACGACTCCTCCCGCAACGTCTCGAAGGTGGCTCCGCTCAGTTGCAAAGTCTCTTTCGGGCGTCGCGACATTAGCTCGGAGGAAGGATCCCGTGAAGAAAGTCCGACCGGATTGCAGGAAAAGGAGACACCTTTGGGGAAATCGACCTATGGTGATCGCACAATGCTGTCATCTTTTGGCCCTCCTCTTGATTCCTTCGGGAATTATGATGCAGGGGTGTCAGAAACCAAGTTCCAGATGACTCTCGCTGAGCTCCTCGAGAAGAGCGGAGTCACCCCCACGGCGATTTACGGGGATCTAGACGCCTTGATCACTGGAGTTCAGGACGACTCTAGGGAGGTCTGCCAGGGGGATCTCTTCATCTCCTGTGTCGGATCGAAGACGGATGGCCACTTGTATCTTGCCGAGGCTTGTAACCGAGGAGCTGTAGCACTGGTGGTAGGCGAAGAGAGTGTTAAAGCTCAAATCTTGCGCTGCGGCTGCAAGGCTGTCGTCGTAGTGAATTCTACCGATTCAGCGCTGCCTGTTATTGCTGCTACATTCTATGGGCATCCGTCGAGGAGCCTCTTTGTGGTCGGTGTCACGGGAACGAACGGTAAGACGACGACGACCAATTTGGTTAGATCTATCTTCGAGACAATGGGGTACGGAACAGGGCTGTTTGGCACCGTATGCTTCTTCATTAATGGAGATGAGATGCTGGAAGCTTCCCGAACGACCCCCGACGCCGTGCCAGCCCAGAGACTGATGGCGAAGATGGTTCGCTCTGGTACCAAGGCACTCGTCATGGAGACTTCTTCCGAGGGGCTGGAGCAGGGGAGGTGCAATGAGCTAGACTTCAACGTAGCAGTCTTCACGAACCTCACCAGGGACCATCTCGACTTCCATGGGACCATGGAGGCGTACAAGAAGAGCAAAGGCAAGCTCTTTGCGAAGATGGTCGACCCCAACAGGCACAGGAAGGTTGTGAACATCGATGACCCAAATGCTCCATACTTCATCGATCACGGGAATGCAGATGTTCCACTCGTTACATTTGGAATGCAGAACGAGAACGCCGACGTCTACCCTCTAAAGTCCGAGCTTTCATTGTTCAAGACTAAGGTTTGGGTGAGCACGCCAAAGGGGGCACTAGAGATCAACACAGGGATGCTTGGGAGGTATAACATCTACAACATCCTCGCAGCCGTTGCTGTTGGGATTGCTGTCGGCCTGAAGCTGGAGGACATCGTGAGGGGAATCGAGGCGGTGAAAGGGGTTGCCGGCAGGTTTGAGTTAATTGACGAGGGGCAGCCTTTCGCCGTGATTGTAGACTATGCACACACACCCGATGCTGTGTGTAGACTTCTGGATGCTGTCCGAGAACTCAACCCACGAAGAGTTATCACTG TCTTTGGATGTGGCGGAGAAAGAGATCGGGGGAAGAGGCCGCTGATGACAAAAATTGCAGCTGATAAAAGTGATGTGGTTATTCTGACATCAGACAATCCAAGGAACGAAGATCCAT CGACAATCTTGGATGACATGCTAGCTGGTGTCGGATACACAATGCAAGAGTCCTCACCACCCGGCGGAAGCAAAATCTATCCAAAGCTTCCAAATGGCTGTACACTCTTAGTAAATGAGGACAGAAGAGTAGCCCTGCAAGCTGCCATTGCCATGGGAAAGGAAGGAGATATCATTGTAACTCTTCTTCTGACCCTTGGTCACAGTATTCTCAAACTTTTCTCTCTCTT GTTGTTGCTGGCAAAGGCCACGAGACATATCAAATTGAGGGTGATACAAGGAAGTTCTTCGACGATAGAGTTGAATGCCGACAAGCGCTGCGTCAAAGTATGTGAGATGTGTCAAGCATGA
- the LOC135595354 gene encoding uncharacterized protein LOC135595354, translating to MASWSSITLALVLIFSMSKAQGAGVECERLDASTSACAYAVSSSGMRCVLERNAGGAYACATSEIGAEGFVDWVETEGCIAACGLDRRTVGISSDSLLDANFRRKLCSSECFRGCPNIVNLYFNLAAGEGASFSCNLVGPSPWDSSWELRSREEGGERERVAKTSERLG from the exons ATGGCCTCCTGGTCTTCCATAACGCTCGCTTTGGTGCTCATCTTCTCCATGTCGAAAGCGCAAG GGGCCGGCGTGGAGTGCGAGCGCTTGGACGCGAGCACCAGCGCCTGCGCCTACGCGGTGTCGTCGTCGGGAATGCGCTGCGTGCTGGAGAGGAACGCCGGGGGCGCCTACGCGTGCGCCACGTCGGAGATCGGCGCCGAGGGGTTCGTCGACTGGGTCGAGACGGAAGGGTGCATCGCGGCGTGCGGCCTCGATCGGAGAACCGTCGGGATATCGTCGGACTCGTTGCTGGACGCTAACTTCCGGCGGAAGCTGTGCTCCTCGGAGTGCTTCCGTGGCTGCCCCAACATTGTCAACCTCTACTTCAATCTCGCAGCTGGCGAAG GTGCCTCCTTTTCCTGCAATTTGGTCGGACCTTCTCCATGGGATTCTTCCTGGGAGTTAAGGAGcagggaagagggaggagagagagagagagtagcgaAAACGAGCGAGAGGTTGGGGTAA